A region of Selenomonadales bacterium 4137-cl DNA encodes the following proteins:
- a CDS encoding CsgG/HfaB family protein — protein MIAKRMALLLCGALLLTALWLPQTALAAETGGLRYTISVTKFENRAGWHGQWDLGRAWGMVLTDLLNQSGRFIVLGEKDMRNEAMREQDLAGSGRTAQGAKAPVTGQLTPAQLLVKGAITHVQDTGRSGGGISIGGVTVGGGGSKAEINATMYIVDSTTGMVLASTSVVGKSTSSRTSIHYSGHGWSGGYGNFQKSNIGKAVEDAVAQGVQWMIAQLPKVPWRGEVVMVQNGSVYVNRGAREGVTAGTVFLVGTANIIRDPSTGEVLDESVDEVARLQVATVKEKLSICEVIGGDPGAISQGMMIQKQ, from the coding sequence ATGATTGCCAAACGAATGGCACTACTACTGTGCGGAGCGCTTCTGCTGACAGCGCTGTGGCTGCCGCAGACTGCGCTGGCGGCGGAAACAGGCGGCCTGCGCTACACCATCAGTGTGACCAAGTTCGAAAACAGGGCCGGCTGGCACGGTCAGTGGGACCTCGGCCGCGCCTGGGGCATGGTGCTGACCGACCTACTCAACCAGAGCGGCCGCTTCATCGTCCTCGGCGAAAAAGATATGCGCAACGAAGCGATGCGCGAGCAGGACCTCGCCGGCTCGGGCCGAACCGCTCAGGGCGCCAAAGCGCCGGTGACCGGCCAGTTGACCCCCGCGCAGCTGCTTGTCAAGGGAGCAATCACCCATGTCCAGGATACGGGCCGCAGCGGCGGCGGAATCTCCATCGGCGGCGTAACGGTCGGCGGCGGCGGCAGCAAAGCCGAAATCAACGCCACCATGTACATCGTCGACTCCACCACCGGCATGGTGCTCGCCTCCACCAGCGTCGTCGGCAAATCGACCAGCAGCAGAACTTCGATTCACTATTCCGGCCACGGTTGGTCCGGCGGTTACGGCAACTTCCAAAAGAGCAACATCGGCAAAGCGGTCGAAGACGCCGTGGCCCAGGGCGTCCAATGGATGATCGCCCAACTGCCAAAAGTCCCCTGGCGGGGCGAGGTGGTCATGGTCCAGAACGGCAGCGTATACGTCAACCGCGGTGCGCGCGAAGGCGTCACCGCCGGCACGGTCTTCCTCGTCGGCACCGCCAACATCATCCGCGACCCCAGCACGGGCGAGGTGCTCGACGAGAGCGTCGACGAAGTAGCCCGCCTGCAGGTGGCGACGGTCAAGGAAAAACTCTCGATCTGCGAAGTCATCGGCGGCGATCCGGGAGCGATCAGCCAGGGGATGATGATCCAAAAACAATAA
- a CDS encoding rubrerythrin family protein produces the protein MSTDKNLAAAFAGESQANRKYLAFAKQADQEGFPQIAKLFRATAEAETIHAHAHFKAMGGIKSTAENLKAAVSGETYEFEEMYPPFIKEAEAENNAAAVRTFKLANEAEKIHAELYKKALANLDNKEVFDIYLCPVCGHVAEGSVPDACPICGAKAAAYKKID, from the coding sequence GTGTCCACCGATAAAAACCTTGCCGCCGCGTTCGCCGGCGAGTCACAGGCCAACCGCAAATACCTCGCGTTCGCCAAACAGGCTGACCAGGAGGGCTTCCCGCAGATCGCCAAGCTGTTCCGGGCCACCGCCGAAGCCGAAACCATCCATGCTCATGCCCACTTCAAAGCCATGGGCGGCATCAAGTCGACCGCCGAAAACCTCAAGGCTGCCGTATCGGGCGAAACGTACGAGTTCGAAGAAATGTACCCGCCGTTCATCAAGGAAGCCGAAGCCGAGAACAACGCCGCCGCCGTCCGCACCTTCAAGCTCGCCAACGAGGCCGAGAAAATCCATGCCGAGCTATACAAGAAAGCGCTGGCCAACCTCGACAACAAGGAAGTGTTCGACATTTACCTCTGTCCCGTCTGCGGCCACGTAGCCGAAGGCTCCGTACCCGACGCCTGCCCCATCTGCGGCGCCAAGGCCGCGGCCTACAAGAAAATCGACTGA
- a CDS encoding spore germination protein GerW family protein, with protein MAGTGITDSMKVLFDHLEKMLQAKTVFGDPITVGEVTLIPVVDIAFGAGSGGGTRPDKGERGEGGGGGAGAKISASAVIVVRDGQVQVMKLKNAAPLDRLIELVPEVLEGLKKNKPAAEKTAEE; from the coding sequence TTGGCAGGTACAGGCATAACCGATTCGATGAAGGTGTTGTTCGATCATCTCGAGAAGATGCTGCAGGCCAAGACGGTTTTCGGCGATCCGATCACGGTTGGCGAGGTTACGCTGATCCCGGTGGTGGATATCGCTTTCGGGGCCGGCTCGGGCGGCGGAACGCGCCCGGACAAGGGCGAGCGCGGCGAGGGTGGCGGCGGCGGTGCCGGGGCGAAGATTTCCGCTTCGGCGGTCATCGTGGTGCGCGACGGCCAGGTGCAGGTGATGAAGCTGAAGAACGCCGCGCCGCTCGACCGGTTGATCGAGCTGGTGCCGGAGGTGCTCGAAGGCTTGAAGAAGAACAAGCCGGCGGCGGAGAAAACCGCTGAGGAGTGA